The window CGCATTGGGACTTGAGGCTTCACAACAGCAATTCATTTGGGTTGTCAAGAAGGAAAACAATAATCAAGAAGAGTGGTTGCCTAAAGGATTTGAGCAGAGAATGGATGGCAAGGGACTTATTATAAGAGGTTGGGCTCCTCAGCTATTGATTCTTCAACATGAAGCAGTTGGGGCCTTTCTGACTCATTGTGGGTGGAACTCAATCCTTGAGGGAGTGACTGCTGGGGTGCCAATGATCACCTGGCCGCTGTTTGCAGACCAGTTTTACAACGAGAAGTTGGTGACTCAGATACTTGGTATTGGGGTTTCTGTGGGTTCTCAAAAGTCGGAAGATGGTGGTGTGAAGAGCGAGGCCCGTGTAAAATGGGAGGCTATAAAGAAGGCTGTGACTGAAATTATGGAGGGTGATAAAGCTGAGGAAATAAGAAGCAAAGCTGCTGCGTTAGGAGAGATCGCAAGGAGCGCAGTTGAAGAAGGTGGTTCATCGTACTCGGATTTAACTGCTCTCATTGGGGAGTTGAGGTCATTTGGGTCTTGATTCTCTTGAAGTAGCCAAAATGCCAACCTTTCCTGCTTCGGAGAAGTGTAGTTGCATGACTTGCATCTCCTAGTGTAGTTTGAATTGTTGGTATATTATACCTACTTGTAATCTGTAAAAGTTATACAGAGGGTTTGTATAAAAATAAAAAATAAATAAAAAAAAGTAATCTGTAAAAGTTGAAATAAATCGTACTGGTATTTCCTTCTAAACGTACACAGATATGCATGCATGCATTGCTTCCGAAAGAACTTATCACTACACCATCTCTCCACATATTGGAATTAATATAGTTTGATACTTAATTAACTGAAAATTTATAGATATGATCAAGTGATATATATCTATATAGTTACAGCCTATGATCGAAGTACGTAATAGTGTTGTAGTAGTGTACGTTGTTATGACACTAAATGATAATTAGTATATGCAATTAGCTAGTAACTATTCAAACAAAATGCAATTAGTAAGTACTATATATATTATCAATTAGTAAGTCTACAGAACACTATTTACACCTCCCTAATTTTTCTAAAACGCACATAGTTCAATAAAATCAATAAAAACCTTTTTTTTTAAAAGATTCTATTTATACCTTCATACTCGGTAGTTAGACCTCCTTCGATTTTTTAAGTATCTAACAATCATCTTTTGTTTTCAAAATCCATCCAATTGATTTACTAGCTACAGTAAAACCTATAAATGAATAATTAGGACCATGGAAAACTATTACTTTAATTAAAGGAGTTATTATATTATCGATAAATGAATAATTTATTACTTTATAGAGAGTTTTATTATTAATTAAGACTTTTCTTAATTTGTTATGAGTTTCTTTAATTTTTCATAATACAAGGAAAAAGCGAAGAACTATATATGGATACTTTGGGAATAACTAAATTGAGAAATTACTGTTAAGAGATTCCTTATTTTGTATTTTGAACATTATTTACGTACACTCTTATTTTTGTGTATTTTATCAACTATTAATAATAGGATATTTTTCAATAATATTTAATCAATTATTACTTTATGTATTCGTTGGAACTTGGAACCTAAAGAGAGTGTAGAAAAGTTATTATCTTATGCATTTAGTGAGGTTCCTAGTAATATACATTTAGTGAGGTTCCTAGTAGAAAAGTTATTATCTTATGCGAGTCGGGACCGAATAAATTTATTATTTAATCGAGGTTATTCATTTATCGAGATTTTACTGTCTATTGAGCGGAGCTTGTTGTTCAGGCACAATAATAATTTTGCAAATAAATAAATCTCCAAGTTCCTCAAGCTTATAATTGATTACAACAAATGAGTTTAAATGAAATTCAAAAAGAAACTGACAAAGAAGATAAGCTAAAGAAAAAAAAAATGTCTACATATTGCTTAATGTTTCAAGTTTTTTGTAAAATTTTACTTAATCATCGATTGTGAATATTCTTGATTTTAATTTTTTTTGTTTTAACTTTATATTAATGTGTCTTTATTTGTAATTTCATATGAATCTAAAAGCATTATTCTAGGTGAAGCATGCAACACATGAATTAAAAATAACAATATTGCAGGCAATGTTGCCTGCCTCTAGCGTTTGTATACCAAAAAGTAAAGCATATATGGTGACAAATCCGTATCAAACATCATTATGATACGTTCTGTGACAATGAAGTTTTTTCTGGAACCAGAAACTTTAGTATCGAAGGTCTGATCAGAATAAATTTGATAACATAATACATGTATTATAAAGCTAATCTATCGTGCATCACCACCTAAATCCACCCCCCAAACAAATAAGCCAATAGAATCCTGAACATGTTATAAGAAAACTGTAACGTGAATAACACGTCAGATACTATGCAAGTAAGATGCAAACCTACAGTTCTGCATTGAGTTAAGAACTTTGTTGTATATACTGGGTGCTGCACTTAAGCTGTAGCCTACAGTCATATCATTTTGCTCTACAACATTAGTTTCATCATCTTGGATTGTCCGCTAGTTGTGTCTATCACGCCATGGCCACTAAATCCCATGAGCAACTTGATATCATGTTCTTCCCATATATGGCTGCAGGCCACATCATACCCTTCACCCATGTAGCCAAATTATTTTCTTCTCGTGGTGCGAACTCAACCATACTAACCACTCCCCTCAATGCACCATTATGTACCAAATCAATCCAAAGAAGCAAATGTTTGGAGTTCGATAAAAAAATTGAACTTATTCTCATCAAGTTCCCATATGCTGAAGTTGGGTTGCCTGAGGGATGCGAGATGGCTGATTTGATCACAACACCAGAGATGGATGGAAAGTTTTTCCTAGCCACCACTTTGCTTGAAACACAGCTCGAGCAGATCTTAGACGAACATCGTCCTCATTGCCTTGTTGCTGATGCATTCTTTCCTTGGGCTACAGATGTTGCTGCCAAGTTTGGAATTCCAAGGCTATATTTTCATGCAACTGGATCGTTCCCTTTATGTGCCTCATTGAGTATGATGATACATCGACCTCACAAGAAGTTATTATCAAAAACAGAATCTGTTGTTCTGCCTGGTCTCCCAGATGAGATCAAGATGACAGGAGACCAAATAGCGGATTTTTTTAAGCTAGATGATGAAGCAGAATTTACCAAGCTCTGTAAAGCAGGCTTAGAGCTTGAGGAAAGGAGCTATGGGGTCATTGTCAACAGCTTTTATGAACTTGAACCAGATTATGTAGATCATTACAGGAAGGTGTATGGGAGGAAGACATGGCATATTGGCCCGGTTTCCTTATACAACAAAGAATTAGAAGATATAGCCGAGAGCTCCATTGCTGAGCAACACCAGTGCTTGAAATGGCTTGATTCTAAGAAACCCAACTCGGTTGTATATGTATGTTTCGGAAGCATGATAAAATTCGCTGATTGTCAGCTCCTAGAAATTGCAGCAGGCCTTGAGGCATCTGGACAAGACTTCATTTGGGTTGTGAAGAAGGAAAAGAAAGATGTAGAAGAGTGGTTGCCTGAAGGATTTGAGAAGAGAATGGAAGGTAACGGACTGATTATAAGAGATTGGGCTCCACAAGTGCTGATTCTTGAGCATGAAGCAATTGGAGCTTTTCTCTCTCATTGTGGGTGGAACTCAATCCTTGAAGCAGTCTCTGCTGGGATACCGATGATCACCTGGCCGGTGTCTGCTGATAGCTTTTACATTGAGAAGTTGGTGACGCAGATACTCCGTGTTGGTGTTGCTGTTGGTAATGAAAAATGGGTGTCATTTGTGGATGCAAGTTTGAAGAGCGATGCCCGTGTGAAGAGGGTGGCCATAGAGAGGGCTGTGACTAATATTATGGTGGGTGATGATGCAGAGGTAATGAGAAACAGAGTTAAAGCACTTAGAGAGATGGCAAGCGGGGCTGTTGAACAAGGTGGTTCATCTTTCTCAGATTTAACTGCTCTAATTGAAGAGCTGAGGACTCTTAAAAATTCTTGATTTTCTTGAAGCTCCGCCCAAATGGCAATACTCTCTAGTTTCTACTTTGTAAAATAAAAGTTTCCCCAGTAATCCTTTGCCGCCCACTACGACTAAATCATCACATCCAAGTTTTTACAATCTTGTTTGGTATCAATCCCCAAAAAAAAAAAAAAAAAAAAAATACTTGTTTGGCAATAAACTTGTAGTTGTGATTTATTGTATTCAGACCAATAAAAACCTTGCCTTCCTACGTCTTACAAGTCTGTTTTTGTTTCCTAGCTAATTTGATGGTGTTAACAAATAATTACCTGAAAAGATGCATGAGATGGGGAAGCAAAATCTTTGAGAAGCAAGTGAGGCTACTTTTCCCATCACTGAAAAAGATAAAAAACAGTAACAGAAGCAACTGAGGGTCTGAGGCTATTATTCACATGTCTGGCCTCCAATACTACTTCTTTCCCATTGATTTCGTCTACCCCCGTCCACAGTCTTTCAATCTCAAAAATAGTACAAGTTCTGCTACTCAATCAGTTCAACCTCTACAAAGACAGAGAGAGTAATGGTGGAGGGGAAGATGTCGATGAAGTACACGCTGCTCATTAAGAAATGACTCATTATTACATAGCCTGCCAGGAGTACAACAAGTTTCCTAAAGCTTCTGCTCCAACAGCACTAGTACTTTCATTATGCCTACACAAGAGCTCAACGTGCAAGCATATAGATCGACAACCTGACCATCTGCGTTAGTTTCTTAACATTATACTTGTCTTCTGGAAAGAATTTTACATCTACATAAAAATGCTTTGGAAAGTAACCAAATTGAGCTCATAGCCTACCATAACCGATGTTATTTTTTGTTAATTTTCTAGAAATAGACAAGCATGCATTATATGTGCATGTGTGTGTATATGTATATTATTGACAAGTCCTTCTTACTGTGGTTGTTACAAAGGCATTGTTTTGGGACCTGAATCTTATTGAAGTTAAGAACAATATACTTTGCTCACTTAACAGATGTCATATTAAAAATTCTTGCTCATGAGTCATGATCATGTTCGATCCGCTTAACATAATGCTATACAATACTAAATTAACATAGCCTACAATGCTGAACATATTGGGAAAAAACTGTAAAGTGAACTAGATCTAGAAGTTAGATGATACGTCAGTAAGATGCAAACCTGCCATTCTGCATTGCCATTACATGAGACTATGCCTCTACTTATATATTCGGTGTAGCAATTAAGCCCTTAGCACACTTGATGTTTTTGTTCTTCATCACAGCTTCATCACAGTCAGAGTAGAGCTGCCCCATGGAAACTAAATCCTGCAAGCAGCCTCGTGTCTTTTTCTTTCCATACATGGCTCAAGGCCACAGCATATACCCCTTGCAAATATAGCCAAACTATTTTCCTCTCATGGTGTCAAATCAACCATAATAACCACTCCACTCAATGCACCATTCTTTTCTAAAGCAACTCAAAGAATTTTGGAGTTCGATCATGAAATTGATCTTGTTCTCATCACATTCCCATCTGCCGAGGCTGGCTTGCCACAAGAATGTGAGAAGGCTGAGTTGGGTACAACACCACAGATGAAAGGAAAGTTCTTCATTGCTACCAGTTTGCTTGAACCACAGCTCGAGCAGATCTTAGATGAACATCGTCCTCATTGCCTTGTTGTTGATGCTTTCTTTCCATTTGCTACTGATGTTGCTGCTAAGTTTGGAATTCCAAGGCTATATTTTCATGGAACTGGTTTCTTCCCTTTGTGTGCTTCATTGAGTGTGAAGATATATCAACCTTACATGAAATTGTCTACCGACTCAGACTTTTTAAGGTAGATGCTGAAGCCGGATTCACCAACTTCTTCAAAGCAGCCTTATAGCGTGAGGAAAGGAGCTATAGGGTCATTGTTAACAGCTTTTTTGAACTTGAAACCAGCTTATGCAGATCATTACAGGAAGGTGTTTGGGAGGAAGGCATGGCATATTGGCCTAGTTTCATCATGCAACAAGGCAACAGATAAAGAAAAGAAAGAGTCCAGAAGCCCACTTGTGATTAAAAATCTGAAAGTGTCGACAGATAAACTGAAAGTGTCACACAAACTGAAAGGGTTTATGCTTGTAAATACATGGAAATCATGTTTCAAAAATAAAAAAGGGAAGAGAAAGTCAGAAAGATGCGGAATAGCAAAAGAACTTGAAGCCAGATGAAGAAATCAAGATAAAAAAAAAATAAGCTTAACAAATAAGCTTAATTTAAAAAAAAAAACAACTTAAAAAAAAAAAGACTTTTCTATAAAAAAAAAAACTACATGATGCAAATCACCTTAACAACATTATTAAAGCTAAGCATGTTTAAATTGACTGATTAAACAATTGTAACCCATAGAAAACATATAGCAAACACATAAATTTAAGTTATATGTACCTTGCACCCCAAGTTAAGACCATAGTTATATACCAATACTGGACTTGTTATCCCAGTCAAGCACCAACAGTTCAACTGTCTCCAACATCACCATCCTCTGCTCTAACACAAATGAACATGAATAGCAAAACCAGCCAGTCTCACATTTTTTTCTTCCCCTATCTGAGTCACAGTCACACAATACCAGTCATAACATGCCAAACTATTTGCTTCCAAAGGTATCAAAACCACTATAGTTTCTACCCCTCATAACTTGTCTCTCTTCTCCAAAACAATCGAAAGAAGCAAACTTTCTGGTTTCGAAATTGGAGTCCTTTCCATCAAATTTCCTGCTGTGGAGGTTGGATTGCCGGAAGGGTGTGAGAGCGCTCACATGGTCCAAGGGTATGAAGACCTCCAAAAGTTCTTGAAGGCTACCGCCATGCTAGAGCAACCACTTGAGAAGCTGATCAAAGAACACAGACCCAATTGTCTTGAGGCCGACATTTACTTCCCATGGACAACTGATCTTGCTGCAAGGTTTGGAATTCCAAGGCTAGTTTTCCATGGAACAAATTTCATCTCTCAATCAGTCTCATATCATTTGATGAAAATGGACCTCACAAACGTGTCCGATTCCGAACCACTTGTCATTCCCAATTTACCACATGAGTTCAAGATTCCAGGAAACCAAATCCCTGGCTTCATGAAACAAGAATCTGAGTTGAAACGTTTCGGCCAATCGGCTGCTGAATCGGAGAGGAGGAGCTTTGGGGTTATTGTTAACAGTTTCTATGAGATTGAACCAGCTTATGTTGACCATTATAGAAACGTTCTGGGAATCAAAGCTTGGCATATAGGCCCAACGTTTCTATGCCACAAGGAGATTGAAGATAAGGCACATAGAGGACTAGAAAACTCCATACATGGACATGAATGCCAGAAATGGCTAGATTCGAAGAAACCCAACTCAGTAATCTATGTGAGCTTTGGCAGTGTGGTCAAGTTTGATGATGCTCAGCTCATGGAAATTGCTTTGGAACTTGAAGCTTCAAGGCAACAATTCATATGGGTGGTTAAGAAAGATGAAAAGAAGGATCAAGAAAGTAATGAGGATTGGTTGCCTGAAGGGTTTGAGAAGCGAGTTGAAGGCAGAGGACAAGTTATAAGAGGCTGGGCTCCTCAAGTGCAGATTCTGGAACACGTGGCGGTCGGAGGGTTTGTGACACATTGTGGGTGGAACTCGACGCTTGAAGCAGTGTCTGCTGGAGTTCCTATGGCTACGTGGCCGGCGTTCGCTGACCAGTTTTACAATGAGAAGCTGGTGACTCAAATACTTGGCATTGGGGTTGGTGTTGGTGTTTCAAACTGGGCTAGATTTGGAGGGGAAAGAGTGAAGAGTGAAGCTATAAAGAAGGTGGTGAAGCAGATAATGGTGGGTG of the Fragaria vesca subsp. vesca linkage group LG6, FraVesHawaii_1.0, whole genome shotgun sequence genome contains:
- the LOC101301417 gene encoding UDP-glucose flavonoid 3-O-glucosyltransferase 7-like, whose amino-acid sequence is MFFPYMAAGHIIPFTHVAKLFSSRGANSTILTTPLNAPLCTKSIQRSKCLEFDKKIELILIKFPYAEVGLPEGCEMADLITTPEMDGKFFLATTLLETQLEQILDEHRPHCLVADAFFPWATDVAAKFGIPRLYFHATGSFPLCASLSMMIHRPHKKLLSKTESVVLPGLPDEIKMTGDQIADFFKLDDEAEFTKLCKAGLELEERSYGVIVNSFYELEPDYVDHYRKVYGRKTWHIGPVSLYNKELEDIAESSIAEQHQCLKWLDSKKPNSVVYVCFGSMIKFADCQLLEIAAGLEASGQDFIWVVKKEKKDVEEWLPEGFEKRMEGNGLIIRDWAPQVLILEHEAIGAFLSHCGWNSILEAVSAGIPMITWPVSADSFYIEKLVTQILRVGVAVGNEKWVSFVDASLKSDARVKRVAIERAVTNIMVGDDAEVMRNRVKALREMASGAVEQGGSSFSDLTALIEELRTLKNS